GTTGGCCCATACTTAATTTAGGCCCAAAAAATCAGGTTTGGGCCAAGCCAAGACGGATAGGTTCAGGCCGGGCTAACAAATTTCAACCTGTTTTGCCACGTTTTACTCAAAATTggtgaaaaataaaatgtcaCCCTCACATGGCCCATTTGATATACACACACGTAGTCTAGAGTGAAAAGCATGGTAGATAGCTAGACAAGACCTCAAGGGTAAATAGTCCACTTTATGCTCATCTATCCCATCCTGGAAGTTTATGATACAtcaaaaattggaaaagaaagcTTTAATTTTCTCTATGAACGCGCCTTCAGCAATGATTTTGAAACTTCAGTTGTAAGTGTCCTGAACTACTTCAAAGAATGGGGAAAAATGCATAATTTCAAAAGCTTTTGTTTCTATACACATTTCTGTCCTGCAAAGTGGagaaataaattataaacaTAGATAAAAGCAACACAAGCCTTTCTAAACCTCAGGTAAGCTAGCACCGTTTTTTAGTAATCTAATTCCTGTATCTGATGAGGGCTTATGGAAGCAAATACTGCCGCAaatttttggttctctttttgtTCTTCAGTTTACGGAATGCACACGACTCAATCTGCCTAATTCTCTCTCTACTTACACCCATAGACTCCCCTATCTCTTGCAACGTCTTCATCCTTCCGTCATCCATTCCAAACCTCCATCTGATGACCTGCTTCTCTCTTGGATTAAGACTGTCTAGTACTTTTTCCAGGTCCTGCTTCATGAACTGCTTTAACAGCAGTTCTTCTGCTGTCTCTGCTTCGGGGTCTGATATTATTTCCTGGGGCGAAAGGCATATGAACCCattagaaaactaaaaatatgtgATGCAATTTCTTAgcaaaaaatatgcaaaaatctAGAAGGCGACAAAATTTTGGACAAAAGGTGCTGGCCTAAGGGTGAAGGGGAGGAAGAATAGGACAGACCGAAGGTTTAAGATTCTGGTTGATGCCAATCTTCTGATCCAGAGATCTAGGAGCTTTTGGAGTCAGTAATACAGATGTAAGCCTCTTCATTGTCAGCCCTGTTGCCTCTGCAACTTCTTTATCATCAGGATATCTTCCATTTTCACTATACAATTGTTTTCTAGCCTCCTTCACTCTGTATGTTGCTTCCACCATGTGAAACTGTTTATACAAAaataacaattgaaagaatGCAAATATTATGCTCACACATCTAAAACTAACACTATTAGTTTGTAAAAGTAAGAATAATTGAAACATGAAAGGAAATCTCACAGGTAACCGAATTGTCCTGGACTGATCAGAAAGAGACTTCCGAACTGACTGTTTAATCCACCAGTGAGCATAGGTTGAGAACTTAAAACCCTTTGAAGCATCAAACTTCTCTGCACCTCTTACAAGACCTCGACATCCTTCCTGCAAGTCAATGAGCGAGATTTGACTGTTAAAATTTAAAGGCATCAAGGCTGGCAgattatacaaaatattcatattttttcctttatgaGGATTTTTACATTAGATTATGCAATTAATTCCTTTGGCTgcatataaaagaaagaaaaatacctGAACAAGATCTTGGAGATTCATCCCAACTCCCTGATAATTTTTTGCAATTGATATAACAAGCCGTATGTTGCTTTTAATCATTCTGTCTTTGCATTGAATACCATAGTTTAAGCGCTCCCTCAGGGTTTTTGAATCAACTCCTGCAGCTGCGGCCCATTGTGCAAAGGTGGGCTGACCACCACATCGCTCAGTAAGCTCCTCTTGGAGCTTTTCCAGTTTCAGCATGTCCTACATTATATAGGGGGTGGCAGAGACATCAGAAGAGAATCAGAAATCAAGGAAATGAAGTGGGAAAAATATCCAAAATTCAGGACAAACATCCAAACGATATTGCTTTGTTGGTTGCTTTTAAATGTATTGGAAATAAGATGAAATGGGAACTCAATTAGTATGCTTTCAAGTTTTACTTCTAGTTGTATAACATTGCCAACactatattttttcaataaaaattttaagcctGCACTCTTCAGATCACTTCATATGACCCTGTTTCTAGTAACAATCATTTGAATAGATACCAATCAAAATAAGGGTGGATCTTTTATAGATAAGGGTGAAACATATATCCTGAGCTGAAAAGTAATTCTCAAACTAATTGGAATCACACCTGTATTCCTTCAGACAACTCTAGTTCTTCGGTTGCAGTAAGAAGCTTAGAACTGCTGGTTGTTGCTCTCAAGTAACGCAATGGATCATAATAGTCTACATCTTGTAAAGAAGCACGCTTTTTCCGGCTGGTAGAACCAGGCTTCACAGACACAACATTGGCAGCAGCCTTATCTGCCGCTCTGGCTCTTCTAGCCTTTCGTTCTGTTTGGCGTCTAGATCTTACAGCTTTACTCTTGGATAGTTGCTCTTGCAGAGCTTCAAGTTCTTCATGGGTTGGCTCCACATCATCAGACTCTTCTGCAACATATTGCTCAGAATGGTCTCCCAAAACTccagcttcagcttccaccagATCTACTGTACCAGCTCGATCAGTTTTCATGAGCTGAACCCATTGGAAATGTAAAGCATCAGCTTCAGGAGAAATCGGCGACACACTATCTGCTTTTGCAGAGTTACTATTTTTAACTATTAGGGCCGCATCCTTTGCAACCTTGAGAGCTGCTTTTGCAAGAGTAACAGCTTCAGCGGCAGCAGCAGCTATCACAGCCTCTTCACTTGTAAGAAGCGTTTCTGTTGCTAATGTTGCTTCAAATTTCACCTGAAGATAAAACAACAAAGCTACATGATATA
This genomic stretch from Quercus robur chromosome 4, dhQueRobu3.1, whole genome shotgun sequence harbors:
- the LOC126721694 gene encoding RNA polymerase sigma factor sigB produces the protein MSCLLPQFKCYPDPFSTQFRTLHSYTITTTHSHSQATKTREPIFSGAKCILSTAAPSTSTGTTTLLNMEKLRLPSLETNSDSVTENRPWTYTGATRPPAEVKFEATLATETLLTSEEAVIAAAAAEAVTLAKAALKVAKDAALIVKNSNSAKADSVSPISPEADALHFQWVQLMKTDRAGTVDLVEAEAGVLGDHSEQYVAEESDDVEPTHEELEALQEQLSKSKAVRSRRQTERKARRARAADKAAANVVSVKPGSTSRKKRASLQDVDYYDPLRYLRATTSSSKLLTATEELELSEGIQDMLKLEKLQEELTERCGGQPTFAQWAAAAGVDSKTLRERLNYGIQCKDRMIKSNIRLVISIAKNYQGVGMNLQDLVQEGCRGLVRGAEKFDASKGFKFSTYAHWWIKQSVRKSLSDQSRTIRLPFHMVEATYRVKEARKQLYSENGRYPDDKEVAEATGLTMKRLTSVLLTPKAPRSLDQKIGINQNLKPSEIISDPEAETAEELLLKQFMKQDLEKVLDSLNPREKQVIRWRFGMDDGRMKTLQEIGESMGVSRERIRQIESCAFRKLKNKKRTKNLRQYLLP